CGCGACTTTGGCGACGATCTCTACGAGAGGATGCTGCTGGATCCGCAGGTTGCCTCCAGTGTGAACACGGTCAAGATGGGCGTTCTGAGCAGCACGATGCGCCTGCTGCCCGCCGGCGATTCGCCAATTGCCCGGGCGGCGTGCGACTTCTGCAGCCGCTGCCTGGATGAGCTGGAGACGCCGCTCTACACCGTTCTGTGGAACCTGCTCGATGGCCTGGCGCTGGGCAACAAGGTGGCCGAGCAGGTCTATGCCATCCGCGATAGCCGGTTGGCGCTGGCTGCCCTCAAGGTCAAGCCACGACGCGCAACCGCCTTTGTGACGGATGTCTACCTTAATCTCGTCGGTGTGCTCGGCCTCATTCCCGGTCAGGGCGCGCCGGTGCTGGTTGAAGGTCTTATCGGCGAACCGGCTCGCACGCCGCATCTGCTGCCGCGATCCAAGTTTCTGGTGTTCACATTCCGCCAGCGTGACGGCGATCCGCGCGGGCAGAGCATTCTCCGTCCCGCGTACAGCGCCTGGTTCCTCAAGACGCAGATGTGGCAGGAGTATCTCAAGTATCTCACTCAGTTTGCCGGTCCCAGTCTCATCGGCTTTACTCCGGAAGAGGCCCAGCAGACCGTGCAGACCGATTCGCTGGGCAATATCCAGACCGATGCCAACGGCAGCCCGATCTACCTCAATCCCGAGCAGGCGATGCTCGCAGCGCTGCAGACATTCCGGAATGGCACGGCAGCGGTCTTCCCCTTCGGAAGTCGCGTCGAGCCTCTGCAGATGGCCGGTGACGGGGGCGCATTTCTGCAGGCGATCGGCCTATTCAACAGCGAGATTGACCGCGCCGTCACGGGCCAAACTCTCGCCACACAGGAGGGCGAGCACCAGAGCCGTGCGGCCAGCGCCGTGCACCAGGATGTGCTGGGGCTGGTGGTGCGCGCCGGCAAGCACGCTCTGGAGACCGCGCTCCAGCGCGACGTCCTCCGCCCACTCACCGTGCTCAACTTTGGAGGCGCCGCGGCGGATTTAACGCCCCGGCCAACGCTGGCCGACACCGAAAGCCAGGATTTCGCTGATACCGCGGCCTCGATCGCAGCCCTGCAGACATCGGGATACCTGGCCGCATCCCAGTACGCCGCACTCGATGCGATGCTGGGCCTGCCTGAACGCAAGGAGGAACCGGAGCAGATATGAATCGTACGGTCGCATTGCACTTCGCCGGTGGTGCAGACGGTGTTCCACCCGGCAGCGTTAGACTGAAAGGCAAGCTGTTTCAGGCGGGTGAATACCTGGACAAGAGCTTCAGCCTGACTCGCGAAGAGATGGAGTCGGCGGCGGCGGCATTCGTGCCGATTCCGCTCAATCTGGAGCACCTGGGCGCACTTGGCGTGGAGACTCTGCTCGATGGACGGCTCGGGTGGTTGACGCGCATCTGGACCGATGGCGATAGCCTGTTTGGCGAAGCGGATGTACCGCCGTGGCTGCGTGAAGCCATGGCCGGGGCGCCGCTCCGCGTGAGCTGTGAGTGGGACCGGGACTCCAAAACGCTCGCCGGTCTTGCGCTGGTGGCGCTGCCAAGGGTCGCTGATGCCGCCTTGATGGCGCGCCTGAAAGCTTCCAGAAACGAATCGTGTGATGCGGGCGTCTGCCCGAGAGAGGAGTTGGCAAGAGTGTCGTTCCGTGAATCGGTGATGAACTGGCTCGGGGCAGGCGCCCCAAATGACGATGTGCCCGATCCCGATGGCGCCGGTGGAGACGCCTCGGCGCCGGCTGCGCCGCCGGAAGAGACGGCGGCGTTTGCCGCGCTCCTGCGCACCCGGGATGCCGAAATCGCGCAGATGAAGGCGGAGCGTGCCCAGATGCTGGCCGCCGCCAGAGCCGATGAGGCGGTTCGCGACGGCCACGCCGTGCCGGCCGAGCGCGAGGCTCTTGCGGCCCTGTTTGCGCAGGCGCTGCACGATGACGAGCAGGGATCTGCCGCGTGCTTCGGCGCCTCCGGCGCAAGCCGTGTTGCGATGCTCCACGCGCTGCTTGATGCACGGCCGGCCAGCCTGCTCTGTCTTGAGGCTCTGCAGCCGGCCGATCCGGCTGCCGCGGGTCGCGATACGCTCACGCTGCTCAACTGCAGCGATACGCCGCAGGTGGGGGATGCCGCGCCGCCCGACAGCCGGCGCCGGCTCGAGCTGCACCGGCTTACCCCGATGGGCCAGGCATTTCTCTCCACCGATGCCGGGCGCGCGCTCTCGGCATCCGCGCGATAACCGATGCCCACAACCGCCGCGGCTATCCTGGATCTACGAGGGCTGCAGCCATGGAGCGACCCGTTTCTGGCGAGACTGGCCGATGTGAAGATCGCGCCATCGGTCATCCTGGCAAGCGGTGTCGTGCTGGGTGAGCTGACCGCACAACCCGGTACATACGGCGCTTACGGCGCGCAGCATATCGACGGCACCCAGATCCCGAAAGGGATTCTGGCTTACGATGTGCAGACCGACGCCGGCGGCAGCATATCGCTCACCGGGCTCGTGGCGCCGTTCGGCGTGCC
This genomic window from Armatimonadota bacterium contains:
- a CDS encoding DUF935 family protein, which translates into the protein MRSWRQGAGCGEIEEVAVAKAAPIVETVVTGEAPAAGMPGAPASGGGERRVSRISANPLLEYVAGGSYAWTASFLRSLPFAIDDVTRDFGDDLYERMLLDPQVASSVNTVKMGVLSSTMRLLPAGDSPIARAACDFCSRCLDELETPLYTVLWNLLDGLALGNKVAEQVYAIRDSRLALAALKVKPRRATAFVTDVYLNLVGVLGLIPGQGAPVLVEGLIGEPARTPHLLPRSKFLVFTFRQRDGDPRGQSILRPAYSAWFLKTQMWQEYLKYLTQFAGPSLIGFTPEEAQQTVQTDSLGNIQTDANGSPIYLNPEQAMLAALQTFRNGTAAVFPFGSRVEPLQMAGDGGAFLQAIGLFNSEIDRAVTGQTLATQEGEHQSRAASAVHQDVLGLVVRAGKHALETALQRDVLRPLTVLNFGGAAADLTPRPTLADTESQDFADTAASIAALQTSGYLAASQYAALDAMLGLPERKEEPEQI